In Paracoccus sp. SCSIO 75233, one genomic interval encodes:
- a CDS encoding mobilization protein has protein sequence MSQSRPTDARIKELAEKKAQLDAQIAALDARRRLSEKKDEDRLKWLLGTLVFDRLSAEPALQSIVRRDLPDRLTQRDRDRGLWQILFPDSDEDRS, from the coding sequence ATGTCCCAAAGCCGCCCAACCGACGCCCGGATCAAAGAACTGGCCGAAAAGAAAGCCCAGCTCGACGCCCAGATTGCAGCGCTCGATGCCCGGCGGCGTCTGTCTGAGAAGAAAGACGAAGACCGCCTCAAATGGCTCCTGGGCACTTTGGTCTTCGACCGTTTGAGCGCCGAACCTGCTCTTCAGAGCATCGTGCGGCGCGACCTGCCAGACCGCCTCACCCAGCGGGACCGCGACCGTGGACTCTGGCAGATTCTGTTTCCCGATAGCGACGAGGACCGGTCATGA
- the mobQ gene encoding MobQ family relaxase, with product MAIYHLSAKVISRAGGRSSVAAAAYRTAGRLRDDRQGVEHDYSRKGGVVYSEIMAPENAPDWMRDRDQLWNAVEAVEKRRDAQLAREIEVALPRELNRGERLELLRGFVQREFVDRGMIADVAVHEGKARDGHGQPHAHVMLTMRELTGEGFGKKDRSWNAPDLLMGWREAWARDANTALERAGRSERIDHRSLDVQRAEAEQQVERARGGGQEELAIEHEKKVVELSREPEPKIGPSANAQEKRGIVTERGEAFRAAQARNAQRQELGWRQLELRLELMERGRAFIATARERLDQLWGRAEAAMSRIKERVMGEVERPQAGAERGDMDARRAAVLGREVDRPEVQAPDVGRERAPSDDPIRERLNAILGRARDIGQERDAAAVERDIATRDGEGRDQGRRDDILGRGRDTASERGQGRDRDRDRER from the coding sequence GTGGCGATCTATCATCTCAGTGCGAAAGTGATCAGCCGGGCAGGGGGCCGGTCATCGGTCGCAGCCGCCGCCTACCGGACGGCTGGGCGGCTGCGGGATGACCGGCAGGGGGTGGAGCATGACTACAGCCGCAAGGGCGGGGTCGTGTATTCCGAGATCATGGCCCCCGAAAATGCGCCCGACTGGATGCGCGATCGCGACCAGCTCTGGAACGCGGTCGAAGCCGTCGAGAAGCGGCGCGATGCCCAACTTGCTCGCGAGATCGAAGTGGCGCTGCCGCGTGAGCTTAATCGGGGCGAGAGGTTGGAGTTGTTGCGCGGGTTCGTGCAGCGCGAGTTTGTCGATCGCGGCATGATCGCGGATGTGGCCGTTCACGAGGGCAAGGCCCGTGATGGCCACGGTCAGCCCCATGCGCATGTCATGCTGACCATGCGGGAGCTGACCGGCGAGGGGTTCGGGAAGAAGGACCGCAGCTGGAATGCGCCAGACCTTCTGATGGGCTGGCGCGAAGCCTGGGCACGGGACGCGAACACGGCGCTTGAGCGGGCAGGGCGGTCGGAGCGGATCGACCATCGGTCCCTCGATGTTCAGCGCGCCGAAGCCGAGCAGCAGGTCGAGCGCGCGCGGGGGGGCGGGCAGGAAGAGCTTGCGATTGAGCACGAGAAGAAGGTGGTCGAGCTCAGCCGCGAGCCCGAGCCGAAAATCGGCCCATCGGCCAATGCCCAGGAGAAACGCGGGATCGTCACGGAGCGCGGTGAGGCTTTCCGCGCGGCTCAGGCGCGCAATGCACAGCGCCAAGAGTTGGGCTGGCGTCAGTTGGAATTGCGGCTTGAGCTGATGGAGCGGGGGCGCGCGTTCATTGCCACCGCGCGCGAGCGGCTGGATCAGCTTTGGGGCCGCGCCGAGGCGGCGATGTCACGGATCAAGGAGAGAGTTATGGGCGAGGTCGAGAGGCCGCAGGCTGGTGCCGAGCGGGGCGATATGGATGCGCGTCGGGCGGCGGTATTGGGGCGCGAGGTTGATCGACCCGAGGTGCAAGCGCCGGATGTCGGGCGGGAGCGCGCCCCTTCCGACGATCCTATTCGGGAGCGTCTGAACGCCATCCTTGGGCGTGCGCGCGATATCGGACAGGAGCGGGATGCAGCGGCGGTAGAACGGGACATTGCCACCCGCGACGGCGAGGGTCGTGACCAGGGGCGGCGGGATGACATTCTCGGACGTGGGCGTGATACTGCGTCCGAGCGCGGGCAGGGCCGCGATCGCGACAGAGACAGAGAACGGTGA